ggtagtatgacGAAGATTAAGGCTGAAagcattataaatgaatcaagaTAAACACTGAAGCAGGAAAGCAGctaagcttttattatgccacagtccaccgCTACTGGTTCTTCTGCTCGTGATCTTTTTTTGAAAGCATAATGAAATAATCTTAAATATTGTACCTTTAAATTGCAAGTCAACTTTAACAAGCTACTTGATAGTGCCGATGTGATGTAAAAAGGCATGACAGTGAAACATGGGCATACATAAAACTGCACGACTGGTATTAGAGCTGGCAGTGTGAAATAATCCAGAATGATCCTAAAGTTTTCCACTGGCTCCCGTCTACATTCTCACCGCTTAACGGGGACTACAGCTCTCAATATGAATTCTGATGATGTGAAGAGATgcacagatacacaaacacacaccttcaAGGAAGAAACACTCACATGAGGACGCTCTGATGAGACAAAGTCCTACACAACCAACTTAATCAACCAGATGAACTTTTGTTAAAGCCTTTTCTTAGAGAACAACTGTGGTATAACCAAATTATACTATTTTGTTTGGGGGTTTTTCGGTACATGCATTcattttttaatatgatttataagTCTTGATTGCTATAATGCACCAGAACATCCAGGCCATATCTACCTTAAATAGCCCATCAATTCCTACCTGATTTAATGCTCATCAACAATACAGGTGATGTGATGGTGTTTGTTGGTCCTGCAATTGAGATAAGACACTTCTTaagtaaatgtatatattttatatatacagttgtgcATATAGGCTATATAATGCAAACATTTGCACAGAATTCTCCTCCAGAGTTatgtatataattgtattttttagtttttcagtCTTGCTTCTGTCTTCATGTCAATGTATGTATAAACTGAACTTGAGTAAAGCTAAATTTGATTCAGTAATGAATAAATATGGAAATCAATGAGTAagttaaaatgctaaatgaataaatcatgGTATTGGCACCTGATACCATCCCCGTATGGAACATTTAGAACTCTGGGTTGTTAACTCATACTTTattagcaacaaataataatcaattaataataaagatgatgGAGACTGGagaaaaaactaatccaaatggcGGCACCAAGTGGCCGTTAGCGGGAGATACAGAACCTCCCCTCGCTAGTCCTGgtgattttgtgtttattttaaaagcaaGGCTTTCATGGATAcgcaaataacacaaataaaacacatttccTAAAACTACGCAGATGTACGAGCACATATAACACATTTACAGTTACCATATAACGTAATAAAATAACGTTACACCAAGTTGTTCGTTACCTGAATGCCCACCTGGAAATTAGCGTGTGACTCCTCAAACATGGCACGTACTTGTCAGAACTCTTGAATAAAGTAATAAACATCCCAAAATCAAACTGTATGAAAGTTAAATACACAGGTTTTGGAATTAACACGACGTCGAGTTACATATCATAAGCGTGTTTACATAGCGGCATGGCTCCATATTTGGACTTCCTGGTTTCCGTAGTTTCCGCCAAAAATGCCAGTTACCATAGTTGAACCGAAGATCGAAAGCATTTGTTGTAAAgtgtaaagaaataaataatttaactaaaacaaatcttagttaatttgattgtaatttttATACATAATGGTTTTATAAATGTTtcgttataaaaaaaaaaaaaaaaaaaaaatatatatatatatatatatatatatatatatatatatatatatatatatatatatatatatatatatatatatatatatatatatatatatatatatattcctttacATAGCTGGTACGGAGGacgaaaactgcaaaaacaatgaataaataaatgaatatgcaaataaataaacaaatgaataaacaaattaaaaaaacaattaaaaaacaataaataaatagataaataaatacgcaaataataaataagtgtatatataaatctacaaattcctgcataaataaaacaataaacaaatacgcaaataataaataaatgaataaataaatacacaaattcctgcattaaaaaacaatgaataaaaaaataaatacgcaaataaataaataaatgtatatataaatctacaaattcctgcataaataaaacaataaacaaatatgcaaataataaataaatgaataaataaatacacaaattcctgcattaaaaagcaatgaataaaaaaataaatacgcaaataaataaataaatgtatatataaatctacaaattcctgcataagtaaaacaataaacaaatacgcaaataataaataaattaataaataaatacacaaatttctgcattaaaaacaatgaatgaataaataaataaataaatacgcaaataaataaataaatgcatatataaatctacaaattcctgcataaataaaacaataaacaaatacgcaaataataaataaattaataaataaatacacaaattccagcattaaaaaacaatgaataaataaataaatacgcaaataaataaataaatctacaaattcctgcataaataaaacaataaacaaatacgcaaataataaataaattaataaataaatacacaaattcctacatgaataaaacaataaataaataaataaataaataaataaataaatacacaaataaataaataaatgtttatataaatctacaaactcctgcataaataaatatataaataattaatagtgcggtGTGAAAGGGGGAAATTttactttcagtttagcattttcttattcccccaacatccgtgtaatttatttgattattaaactgtccgcattgtttacttatttatttatgcaggaatttgtgttacatatatatatatatatatatatatatatatatatatatatatatatatatatatatatatatatatatatatatatataaattattttttttgcatatttatttatagtttttttttatgcagGACTTtgtagattaattaattaattaattaattaatttgcatatttatttatttatttatttatttatagtttttgcaGGTTTCCTCCACCATACTGTTATGCCAAAATaccttattttttctttcttcaaaatCGATAATATACGTTTGATTGAATTTGATATTTATACATAGGAAATCTatattaagaaaaacaaaaataattactatATTTCATTAATATGATTATAAATTTAACTTTATAGATATTACaagtgtaatatttaatattatattatattcaatataatgtttgttttttcaaaagaGACAAAATCAACAGTTTAACAATATTAACGATGCTTATAAACCTAATGTTATTTATTGGAAAGTTTTTTATACATAAGTGTAAATATACTAAATGTAAaccaaattttgtattttttaaaggaGAATTGGATCTGAACATGAATACGTTTCAGAGTCTCATAACAAGAAATCGATCAAAACTTCTAAAACATGTgcgttatttacatttttgcattaatttgagttatttttttatgtgccctctctctccttttttattttattgtctttttttctcaCTATCTTTCTTTTTGCCGTACCATTGTTATACTTCTTTACAATTTGTCAATGTCTTGTTGCAAAAAGTAATATTGCATTGTTTGTATTATACTTATTCtactgtatttacattgtaaTTGCGTGTTTTTGCAATATAAAAAATACGATgcttagttatatatatatacccattaCGGTCGTTTATAAGGCTTATGTCTGATTTCACTGACAGAATGCAAATGAGCTCAGCGTGTTTCCCGCCCCTCGGTCACGTGACGCAAACATTGAGCCATGATGGCGGCGCCTATAGAGAGTCTCCTGAATGAGATCTGTGAATCAGAAGATCCGATCGAGGAGCTCAAGAGCCTCCGGACGGCCGTTTTAGCGACTCCCGTGAGCGGTTTGAGGCCGGCGGTGTCTGGAGCCCGACTGGAGATCATATTCAGCCTTTTAAACACTAATGACAAGTGAGTGTTGATCCTGCTGAGTCAACAGGCGCAATACACACCATATACTGCACACTGATACTTTAATGAGCGAGCAGTTATGTTGAATTTATTCATTAGTCTTTAAATAATGCGTACTTTTTGCGTTTAGCGGGTATTTTAATTGTATCCTGAAGTCGACAATAGTTTATTAAACCTCTTCAAATAACTCATTCCTGTAAAGTTGGTGGTACaatctaccagaaacgtacattatctgtccctgaaataaaaacatagatacagtgaataaaaagtatttcatcccttCTAAAGTggcctgatggttgatttctgtgagttgttctgtaaaggaatatgtcattaaTTTGGTTCttagatttttgttctttattaaaaacactttacaaatgtacaaaccctgtcattgtacTTGTCCTCAGCCTAACCGAAccacagctttaatagttttgttaggctaaaaactgttatttagaaagaaagaaaaacttcACAAATAGCAAGTTTAAGATATTATTCACATCAATTCATtataaacatgaaattataaataaattctacaaatatatactacaaataaatttacaatcaattgtccccatgtttctgtcagtcctgtcacatctgcattaaatttaacataaaactcATGCAATAAACCTTTAAGTCTATGACTTTGTAGGATTTTTTAAGGAcgacaagcttaaaggtcaggccctgtcacatttttaatcagtgaaaatgtccgtttctggtagaatgtccctggTTTTATGTTCGCACATTCAGAGTTTCtccttaataatttaatttcagattataaatagagaaatcatattatcagcctATGACTTTTAAAGTACAACATCGTTCACACAGTCTATTAAATAGCtctaatgttattttaaagtcatacttgcgtgcgatttcagaccgaatatccAATGTATCGTGGGAAACAATACAGAGACTGTGTTACAAGTTGCCGCTGTTCAAAAataaacgaatgtgcgaatataaaaccaacttcacctcaataaATAACTCTTCAAAAAACttgaacatgaaataaaaattctgtcattattcacttttcttttcaaatgtttatgagctttttcttctgttgaacacaactgaaaacctgtaaccattgacttctatagtatttgtatttcctaatatggaagtcaatggttacagatcttcagatgtgtttaacagaagaagaaaacTCAAAAATGATTGGGAaaaaagtgaagggagagtaaataataataataattccttacatttttatagtgcttttctgagcactcaaagcgctttacacttAGGGGggatctccttatccaccaccagtgtgcagcagtGTGTCAGATATTTTAAGcgaaataaaaaattcaaatcaGTTTGAAATGCTACACAACTTACAGTTTCAGTTGTTTAAATGAAACGTGCATATAATCAAAACAATCAACCCTCTTATTTGGCACTTTTAACAATGTGATCATCAAAAATTACATGGAGAATTCTTTTCCATGATTTAACACTGCTTTCTGTCTGTTTTTGGGTGCAGAGAGCAGATTGAGGTGTGTGTGGAGATCCTGAGTCGAGTCCTGCAGGCTTTAGAACCGGTTCAGCTTGCACAGAACTACAGGACGGCGCTCCAGAGCGGACTTAACCATCCTGATGACTCTGTCAAAGTACTCACGCTCACACAGGTCAGTGCAAATCATTTTTCAGTGTTCTGGCATCATTCCTGCACCACTCTACCTCCTACTGTACCTGCCCGTTTACTTTTTCAGTGGTCTTTTCTCCATTTATTTTACTCGCACATGTGGTTAAAGGTGCACTAAGAATTGTGTGACCcagaaccacaaaaccagtcataaaggTTTAATTTGATGAAACCTATATTCATATGTTGTGAAAGGACAATATTTGACACAACTAGTTGAAAATCtggaaaaacacatttaaaaatgtaaatactgagaaaatcgcCTTTAAAGTGTCCAAATTAAGCTCTTAGCAACTCATCCTAGTAATCAAATTTGAatcttaatatatttacagtaggacatttacaaaatatcttcatggaacatgatcatacacaatattctaatgattttaggcataaaataattaattatctaTCATTTTGAAGACAATgtaagactggttttgtgctccagggtcacatttttGACCACAGTGTTGGATCataaggggcgtgtctagtaactatacactacctgacaaaagtcttgtcgtcgatcccagttgtaagagcaacaaataacttgacttctagttgatcatttggaaaagtggcagaaggtcgatttttcagatgaatcatctaatgaactgcatctcaatcatcacaaatactggaacccgcatggacccaaaaaTACtcttagaaatcagtcaagtttggtgaaggaaaaatcatggttgggGTTACTTTCAGTATAGGCGcgagcgagagatctgcagagtggatggcaacatcaacagcctgaggtatcaagacatttgtgctgcccattacattacaaactacaggagagggggaattcttcagcaggatagcgctccttcacaTACTTCATCCTTCACATCAAACTTACTGAAAGCAAagatggtcaaggtgctccaggattggccagcccagtcaccaggaatgaacattattgagcatgtctggggtaagatgaaggagaaggcattgaaaatgaatcaaagaattctgatgaactctgggagtcctgcatgaacgctttctttgccattccagatgactttattaataagtgatttgagtcattgcagagatgtatggatgcagtcctccaagctcatgatggagtcagacacaatattcattcactttccactgcagcatgactttatattctgtactggacattatttctgttcagtcacaagacttctggtaaaataagtgtaatctagaggcctttgcctttcatttaagccacttctgataccaaatgatcaactagaagtcaagttagtatttgttgtttctaaaacttggatagggacaagacttttgtcaggtactgtagTGACAATATCAAAAAGAAGCGGAGTTCTGTTGAGTTATGGACATGATTGTTTCTGATATCAACATCAAAATGACTTCAACTATAAAGACATTTTGAAAACCCAATCAGCACATTATAAGGAAAATCACAATGTATTACCTTATTTATTCAATTGTGTATGTGTCCACAGATTGGCCGTGTGGCTGGTCATGTTGAGGGAGTGACGCAGATGCTGAACAATGTAGAAATCCTGCATGATGTGATTCAGTGCATCAGTGTTGAGCGCATCGCTGTGGCAAAAGAGGTACAGAGACACACTGCAATGCTAAAACATTCACTAGCTGAGTCCCTAATGACAcatatgcactatgtacttatccATTTACACGCTCAACATTAtaatatgtatgtagtgtcgtcccaaatggaacactaatgattttttttaccaaGCAGGAAATCAAACCATTTCCCTAAGAATGtttgacagttgccaaattagtgaaatgaaTGACCAAAGAACCAAATATTATTTAGCTGGTTTCACAAATTTTAAATAGTAATGGTCATGTGCTTACCTATTTGGAGTTTCTAGAAAAAATTTCTCTTTATATACCTGTTAAAGAATAAATGATGGTAATTAATGGTATTCCCTCAGCGCTTAAGAAATTATTAGAAAATGTTATAGTTCAAAATACAAATTTCGATTTTAGTCTTAATTGGAAGGTATAAATATAACAGAAAAAAACGGTAATAATTATCTTAGAATGATTCGCCGGATTGTTAATGTTCCTTCAGCTATTGGTTATTGGAGATCAAAATTTCAAGATGTTAACTGGAATGAGACTTTTAAGGTTTCCAGACGTTtttgtataacaaataaaattagagaggtatcatttaaaattgtttatggAATTTATCCTGTAAAACAGGTTATTGCAAAATGAAGATGTTGATTTAAAATGCACTTTCTGTAACGATAAAGAAGagagtattgttcatttattttatgattgtatTTTTACACAATTGTTTTGGTgtgatcttttcttttttattaagcaGATTGCGAATATTGCATTGGAATTCAAagaaaaagatgttttattttttctgagaaTACAGTCGACTTCAAAATTTGCCATATTGTTAATTTGCTCATTATATATGGAAAAATGTGTTATTCATGAATGTATATGGGcagtgaaaaaaactaattttactcactttaaaacaGAAATAGGTCATTACCTATGcacaataaaagaaacaaaaaaagccaaagcaaaaagaactgttaattattttaaagccttaaatttagttttttgaataattgtatctttttatttatttttttattttcttcttatattgtatttgtttggatgtcaatataatgttgttattgcccttgtatgttctgtgttctaaaattgcaaaaaaaaaaaaaaaagtactttaccaaataatacctgccatgagtataaccgcattcaccatcgggaggcgctataatcactctcgtaggagaattttgctttcacaatccaaaataaataaataaactaatccaACATCAGCGGCTAAAAGCTCCGCCTCTTCCGGtacgtgagcaaacctgcggtcattgagtgcatgaagtgtccatcattacacacttcatcttaccggttgaataagtgcatcgtccgggtaattaaagtgcacgtATTCTGTTTAGAGTTtttagtgtgaacgcactacttacactatttatactacgaaatggcgtagaatagtgattaagtatgcgatttgggactcAGCTACTCTCATTTCAAATCCGCATGTAAttaaaattcacatttttaaatttgcTAGCACACTAGAGAGTGTTTGTCTTAAATGAAATGCATGTTTTGTCCTTTTATTTGTGTCTTTTTATCAGGCAATTGCTGCACTTAGTAAGCTCAGCAGCACGAAGGCGGGGCTCGATGCTTTGTTCCGCTCTGATTTGCTGAACAAGCTGAAGGATGTGATGCTTACCAGTGACATCATCAGATACAGAGTCTATGAGGTGTGTTTTCAAAGGTGTGGCGCTTCTGAGAGATTTGGGTTTATTACGCTCTATTAATGGTATGAACGTGTGTTCAGTTGATAGTGGAGGTGTCCACAGTTTCTCCAGTGTCTCTGGGCTACTGCGCCAACAGCGGCTTGATCTCACAGATGCTGGAGGAGCTGACTGGAGACGATGTGTTGGTCAGGTaatcacacacacgcgcacacacacacacacacacacatacatacagctgtaataataagatataataaAAGACATATTTGTTCTCTTTCCAGAGCAACTGCTATAGAGATGGTGACCAATCTGGCCCAGAGCCAACATGGCCGTCAGTATCTGGCACAGCAaggcattatggataaaatctccAACATGATCATTGCTGCTGAATCAGACCCCTTCTCAAGTCTTTATCTgccaggtgtgtgtgtatgtgtgtgtgttgtgtttgaaagaaaaaaatgttggaTATCTTAAGAAGCAAATGTCATGGAAATGATTCAATCAAATTATTTaagactgtaataataataataataataataattattattattattgttattattatttagaaaataatcaatgagttgtttatagctgaaactaatataaaaaaataatattataattaataatatttatagtagtattagtaataataataatagttattattgttgttattaataaaaataatctcaTGCTGCATTGAAATTGGTCactataaatagttttttaaattccTGAaactttattattgttgttcttgtttttaatattaatattatctatttttaatctttagtaatcatttaaaatgtcattaaa
The sequence above is drawn from the Danio aesculapii chromosome 21, fDanAes4.1, whole genome shotgun sequence genome and encodes:
- the psmd5 gene encoding 26S proteasome non-ATPase regulatory subunit 5; translated protein: MMAAPIESLLNEICESEDPIEELKSLRTAVLATPVSGLRPAVSGARLEIIFSLLNTNDKEQIEVCVEILSRVLQALEPVQLAQNYRTALQSGLNHPDDSVKVLTLTQIGRVAGHVEGVTQMLNNVEILHDVIQCISVERIAVAKEAIAALSKLSSTKAGLDALFRSDLLNKLKDVMLTSDIIRYRVYELIVEVSTVSPVSLGYCANSGLISQMLEELTGDDVLVRATAIEMVTNLAQSQHGRQYLAQQGIMDKISNMIIAAESDPFSSLYLPGLVKFFGSLAIMDSPQQVCEKYPVFLEVVFSMVMNLDPTLTPVALDTLGVLGGTVEGKQVLQKTGEKFVSVLKRMSKAASDGATELRVRCLEALAQLFTLPVEQQTDDLLLTCESWFNCLSSQPMVMMRNISTQPFPELHCSALRIFTAIGCQPWAQQLMMDTPGFVEWVMDRSVGSGKEAKDCKFELVSALLSSSSVQKIFGAHNYLKLKTYLNEGPYYVTAVSSVTTEGAD